From one Callithrix jacchus isolate 240 chromosome 2, calJac240_pri, whole genome shotgun sequence genomic stretch:
- the AP5Z1 gene encoding AP-5 complex subunit zeta-1 isoform X2, translated as MFSAGAESLLHQAREIQDEELKKFCSRISKLLQTEDLGPDTIDSLQRLFLIISATKYHRRLEKTCIDLLQATLSLPACPEQLQVLCTAILREMSPCDSLSLTWDHTQNSRQLSLVASVLLAQGDRNEEVRAVGQGVLRALESRQPEGPSLRHLLPVMAKVVVLSPGTLQEGQTTLLSKRLVDWLRYASLQQGFPHSGSFFSTPRARQPGPITEVDGAVATDFFTVLSTGHRFTEDQWLNVQGFSMLRVWLLHSGPEGPGALDTDDGSEQEGSTLSVISATSSSGRLLPPRERLREVAFEYCQRLIEQSNRRALRKGDSDLQKACLVEAVLVLDVLCRQDPSFLYRSLSCLKALHGRLQGDPASVRVLLPLAHFFLSHALSSVQTTALCLQFLAWNSPPLTSEFVELLPALVDTGTALEMLHALLDLPCLTAALDLQLRSSPAPSERPLWDTSLRVPSCLEAFRDPQFQGLFQYLLRPKASGTTERLAPLHQLLQPMAGCARVAQCAEAVPTLLQVFFSVVTQVADGALTNQLALLLLGRSDSLYSAPGYAARVHRVLSSQFLDLCKLKPSLVVELARDLLEFLGSVNGLRSRASLVTSVVWAIGEYLSVTYDRRCTVEQINKFFEALEALLFEVTQCRPSATLPGCPPQVVTVLMTTLTKLASRSQDLIPRTSLLLSKMRNLAQSPAASSTHSEEGMEAIRTRATELLTLLKMPSVAQFVFTPSAEVCSPRYHRDVNTALPLALRIVSRLVEREAGLLPG; from the exons aTGTTCTCCGCAGGAGCGGAGAGTTTGCTCCACCAGGCCAG GGAAATCCAGGACGAGGAGCTGAAGAAGTTCTGTTCCCGGATCAGTAAATTGCTGCAGACGGAGGACTTGGGGCCAGACACCATTGACTCCCTGCAGAGGCTCTTCCTCATCATCTCAGCGACAAAGTACCACCGGAG GCTGGAGAAGACGTGCATAGACCTGCTGCAGGCTACCCTCAGCCTGCCTGCATGCCCCGAGCAGCTCCAGGTGCTCTGCACTGCCATCCTGCGAGAGATGTCCCCCTGCGACAGCCTCAGCCTGACCTGGGATCACACTCAGAACAGCCGGCAGCTGAGCCTGGTGGCCTCCGTGCTCTTGGCCCAG GGTGACAGAAATGAGGAGGTCCGAGCCGTGGGCCAGGGCGTGCTGCGGGCCCTGGAGAGCCGGCAGCCAGAGGGGCCCAGCCTCAGACACCTCCTCCCCGTCATGGCCAAGGTCGTGGTCCTCAGCCCAGGCACCCTCCAGGAGG GCCAGACCACCCTGCTCAGCAAGCGGCTGGTTGACTGGCTGCGCTATGCCAGCCTCCAGCAGGGGTTTCCGCACTCTGGCAGCTTCTTCTCCACGCCCAGGGCCCGGCAG CCAGGCCCCATCACCGAGGTGGACGGGGCGGTGGCCACCGACTTCTTCACAGTGCTATCTACTGGCCACCGCTTCACAGAGGACCAGTGGCTGAACgtgcagggtttctccatgctgcgGGTGTGGCTGCTGCACAGCGGCCCCGAGGGCCCAGGTGCCCTGGACACAG ATGATGGGTCAGAGCAGGAAGGCTCCACGCTGTCGGTGAtctctgccacctcctcctctggCCGCCTGCTGCCACCCCGGGAGCGGCTTCGGGAGGTGGCCTTCGAGTACTGCCAGCGCCTCATTGAGCAGAGTAACCGGC GAGCCCTGAGGAAGGGGGACTCCGACCTGCAGAAAGCT TGCCTGGTGGAGGCCGTGCTGGTGCTGGACGTGCTGTGCCGGCAGGACCCGTCCTTCCTGTACCGCAGCCTCTCCTGCCTGAAGGCCCTGCATGGGCGGCTGCAGGGGGACCCAGCCTCTGTGCGGGTGCTGCTGCCCCTTGCCCACTTCTTCCTGAGCCATG CTCTGAGCTCTGTCCAAACCACTGCGCTGTGCCTGCAGTTCCTGGCCTGGAACAGCCCACCCCTCACCTCCGAGTTCGTGGAGCTCCTCCCAGCCCTGGTGGACACCGGCACGGCGCTGGAGATGCTGCACGCGCTGCTGGACCTGCCTTGCTTGACTGCAGCGCTGGACCTGCAGCTCAG GTCATCGCCAGCTCCATCCGAGAGGCCACTCTGGGACACCTCTCTCAGGGTCCCCAGCTGCCTGGAGGCCTTCCGGGACCCACAGTTCCAGGGTCTTTTCCAATACCTGCTGCGCCCCAAGGCCAGTGGCACCACTGAGAG GTTGGCACCGCTCCACCAGCTGCTGCAGCCCATGGCCGGCTGCGCCCGCGTGGCCCAGTGTGCTGAGGCCGTGCCCACACTGCTGCAGGTGTTCTTCTCAGTGGTGACCCAG GTGGCTGATGGGGCCCTGACCAACCAGCTGGCGCTGCTGCTCCTGGGCAGGAGTGACTCTCTCTACTCGGCGCCAGGGTACGCGGCCCGTGTGCACAG GGTGCTGAGCTCCCAGTTCCTGGACCTGTGTAAGCTGAAGCCCTCCCTGGTGGTGGAGCTGGCGAGAGACCTGCTGGAGTTCCTGGGCAGCGTGAATGGCCTCCGCAGCAGGGCGAGCCTCGTCACCAGCGTG GTGTGGGCCATCGGCGAGTACCTGTCAGTGACCTACGATCGGAGGTGCACCGTGGAGCAGATCAACAAGTTCTTCGAAGCCCTGGAGGCCCTGCTATTCGAGGTCACCCAGTGCCGCCCCTCTGCCACCCTGCCCGGCTGTCCCCCACAGGTGGTCACTGTGCTGATGACAACGCTGACAAAGCTGGCCTCCCGGAGCCAAGACCTGATCCCCAG GACCTCTCTGTTGCTGTCAAAGATGAGGAACCTGGCTCAGAGCCCAGCCGCCAGCTCCACGCACAGCGAGGAGGGCATGGAAGCCATCCGCACCCGGGCCACAGAGCTGCTGACCCTGCTGAAGATGCCCAGTGTGGCCCAGTTCGTGTTCACGCCCAGCGCGGAGGTGTGCAGCCCCCGCTATCACCGTGACGTCAACACAGCCCTGCCCCTGGCTCTGCGCATAGTCAGCCGGCTGGTGGAGAGGGAGGCTGGCCTCCTGCCAGGGTGA
- the AP5Z1 gene encoding AP-5 complex subunit zeta-1 isoform X1, with protein sequence MFSAGAESLLHQAREIQDEELKKFCSRISKLLQTEDLGPDTIDSLQRLFLIISATKYHRRLEKTCIDLLQATLSLPACPEQLQVLCTAILREMSPCDSLSLTWDHTQNSRQLSLVASVLLAQGDRNEEVRAVGQGVLRALESRQPEGPSLRHLLPVMAKVVVLSPGTLQEGQTTLLSKRLVDWLRYASLQQGFPHSGSFFSTPRARQPGPITEVDGAVATDFFTVLSTGHRFTEDQWLNVQGFSMLRVWLLHSGPEGPGALDTDDGSEQEGSTLSVISATSSSGRLLPPRERLREVAFEYCQRLIEQSNRRALRKGDSDLQKACLVEAVLVLDVLCRQDPSFLYRSLSCLKALHGRLQGDPASVRVLLPLAHFFLSHGEVAAVDSEAVYRHLFTRVPSEQFHSPMLAFEFIQFCRDNLHLFAGHLSTLRLSFPNLFKFLAWNSPPLTSEFVELLPALVDTGTALEMLHALLDLPCLTAALDLQLRSSPAPSERPLWDTSLRVPSCLEAFRDPQFQGLFQYLLRPKASGTTERLAPLHQLLQPMAGCARVAQCAEAVPTLLQVFFSVVTQVADGALTNQLALLLLGRSDSLYSAPGYAARVHRVLSSQFLDLCKLKPSLVVELARDLLEFLGSVNGLRSRASLVTSVVWAIGEYLSVTYDRRCTVEQINKFFEALEALLFEVTQCRPSATLPGCPPQVVTVLMTTLTKLASRSQDLIPRTSLLLSKMRNLAQSPAASSTHSEEGMEAIRTRATELLTLLKMPSVAQFVFTPSAEVCSPRYHRDVNTALPLALRIVSRLVEREAGLLPG encoded by the exons aTGTTCTCCGCAGGAGCGGAGAGTTTGCTCCACCAGGCCAG GGAAATCCAGGACGAGGAGCTGAAGAAGTTCTGTTCCCGGATCAGTAAATTGCTGCAGACGGAGGACTTGGGGCCAGACACCATTGACTCCCTGCAGAGGCTCTTCCTCATCATCTCAGCGACAAAGTACCACCGGAG GCTGGAGAAGACGTGCATAGACCTGCTGCAGGCTACCCTCAGCCTGCCTGCATGCCCCGAGCAGCTCCAGGTGCTCTGCACTGCCATCCTGCGAGAGATGTCCCCCTGCGACAGCCTCAGCCTGACCTGGGATCACACTCAGAACAGCCGGCAGCTGAGCCTGGTGGCCTCCGTGCTCTTGGCCCAG GGTGACAGAAATGAGGAGGTCCGAGCCGTGGGCCAGGGCGTGCTGCGGGCCCTGGAGAGCCGGCAGCCAGAGGGGCCCAGCCTCAGACACCTCCTCCCCGTCATGGCCAAGGTCGTGGTCCTCAGCCCAGGCACCCTCCAGGAGG GCCAGACCACCCTGCTCAGCAAGCGGCTGGTTGACTGGCTGCGCTATGCCAGCCTCCAGCAGGGGTTTCCGCACTCTGGCAGCTTCTTCTCCACGCCCAGGGCCCGGCAG CCAGGCCCCATCACCGAGGTGGACGGGGCGGTGGCCACCGACTTCTTCACAGTGCTATCTACTGGCCACCGCTTCACAGAGGACCAGTGGCTGAACgtgcagggtttctccatgctgcgGGTGTGGCTGCTGCACAGCGGCCCCGAGGGCCCAGGTGCCCTGGACACAG ATGATGGGTCAGAGCAGGAAGGCTCCACGCTGTCGGTGAtctctgccacctcctcctctggCCGCCTGCTGCCACCCCGGGAGCGGCTTCGGGAGGTGGCCTTCGAGTACTGCCAGCGCCTCATTGAGCAGAGTAACCGGC GAGCCCTGAGGAAGGGGGACTCCGACCTGCAGAAAGCT TGCCTGGTGGAGGCCGTGCTGGTGCTGGACGTGCTGTGCCGGCAGGACCCGTCCTTCCTGTACCGCAGCCTCTCCTGCCTGAAGGCCCTGCATGGGCGGCTGCAGGGGGACCCAGCCTCTGTGCGGGTGCTGCTGCCCCTTGCCCACTTCTTCCTGAGCCATG GGGAGGTGGCTGCAGTGGACTCGGAAGCCGTCTACCGGCACCTGTTCACCAGGGTCCCATCTGAGCAGTTCCACAGCCCCATGCTGGCCTTCGAGTTCATCCAGTTCTGCAGGGACAACCTCCACCTGTTTGCCGGGCACCTCAGCACCCTCAGATTGAGCTTCCCCAACCTCTTTAAG TTCCTGGCCTGGAACAGCCCACCCCTCACCTCCGAGTTCGTGGAGCTCCTCCCAGCCCTGGTGGACACCGGCACGGCGCTGGAGATGCTGCACGCGCTGCTGGACCTGCCTTGCTTGACTGCAGCGCTGGACCTGCAGCTCAG GTCATCGCCAGCTCCATCCGAGAGGCCACTCTGGGACACCTCTCTCAGGGTCCCCAGCTGCCTGGAGGCCTTCCGGGACCCACAGTTCCAGGGTCTTTTCCAATACCTGCTGCGCCCCAAGGCCAGTGGCACCACTGAGAG GTTGGCACCGCTCCACCAGCTGCTGCAGCCCATGGCCGGCTGCGCCCGCGTGGCCCAGTGTGCTGAGGCCGTGCCCACACTGCTGCAGGTGTTCTTCTCAGTGGTGACCCAG GTGGCTGATGGGGCCCTGACCAACCAGCTGGCGCTGCTGCTCCTGGGCAGGAGTGACTCTCTCTACTCGGCGCCAGGGTACGCGGCCCGTGTGCACAG GGTGCTGAGCTCCCAGTTCCTGGACCTGTGTAAGCTGAAGCCCTCCCTGGTGGTGGAGCTGGCGAGAGACCTGCTGGAGTTCCTGGGCAGCGTGAATGGCCTCCGCAGCAGGGCGAGCCTCGTCACCAGCGTG GTGTGGGCCATCGGCGAGTACCTGTCAGTGACCTACGATCGGAGGTGCACCGTGGAGCAGATCAACAAGTTCTTCGAAGCCCTGGAGGCCCTGCTATTCGAGGTCACCCAGTGCCGCCCCTCTGCCACCCTGCCCGGCTGTCCCCCACAGGTGGTCACTGTGCTGATGACAACGCTGACAAAGCTGGCCTCCCGGAGCCAAGACCTGATCCCCAG GACCTCTCTGTTGCTGTCAAAGATGAGGAACCTGGCTCAGAGCCCAGCCGCCAGCTCCACGCACAGCGAGGAGGGCATGGAAGCCATCCGCACCCGGGCCACAGAGCTGCTGACCCTGCTGAAGATGCCCAGTGTGGCCCAGTTCGTGTTCACGCCCAGCGCGGAGGTGTGCAGCCCCCGCTATCACCGTGACGTCAACACAGCCCTGCCCCTGGCTCTGCGCATAGTCAGCCGGCTGGTGGAGAGGGAGGCTGGCCTCCTGCCAGGGTGA
- the AP5Z1 gene encoding AP-5 complex subunit zeta-1 isoform X4, whose translation MPSRLEKTCIDLLQATLSLPACPEQLQVLCTAILREMSPCDSLSLTWDHTQNSRQLSLVASVLLAQGDRNEEVRAVGQGVLRALESRQPEGPSLRHLLPVMAKVVVLSPGTLQEGQTTLLSKRLVDWLRYASLQQGFPHSGSFFSTPRARQPGPITEVDGAVATDFFTVLSTGHRFTEDQWLNVQGFSMLRVWLLHSGPEGPGALDTDDGSEQEGSTLSVISATSSSGRLLPPRERLREVAFEYCQRLIEQSNRRALRKGDSDLQKACLVEAVLVLDVLCRQDPSFLYRSLSCLKALHGRLQGDPASVRVLLPLAHFFLSHALSSVQTTALCLQFLAWNSPPLTSEFVELLPALVDTGTALEMLHALLDLPCLTAALDLQLRSSPAPSERPLWDTSLRVPSCLEAFRDPQFQGLFQYLLRPKASGTTERLAPLHQLLQPMAGCARVAQCAEAVPTLLQVFFSVVTQVADGALTNQLALLLLGRSDSLYSAPGYAARVHRVLSSQFLDLCKLKPSLVVELARDLLEFLGSVNGLRSRASLVTSVVWAIGEYLSVTYDRRCTVEQINKFFEALEALLFEVTQCRPSATLPGCPPQVVTVLMTTLTKLASRSQDLIPRTSLLLSKMRNLAQSPAASSTHSEEGMEAIRTRATELLTLLKMPSVAQFVFTPSAEVCSPRYHRDVNTALPLALRIVSRLVEREAGLLPG comes from the exons ATGCCCAGTAG GCTGGAGAAGACGTGCATAGACCTGCTGCAGGCTACCCTCAGCCTGCCTGCATGCCCCGAGCAGCTCCAGGTGCTCTGCACTGCCATCCTGCGAGAGATGTCCCCCTGCGACAGCCTCAGCCTGACCTGGGATCACACTCAGAACAGCCGGCAGCTGAGCCTGGTGGCCTCCGTGCTCTTGGCCCAG GGTGACAGAAATGAGGAGGTCCGAGCCGTGGGCCAGGGCGTGCTGCGGGCCCTGGAGAGCCGGCAGCCAGAGGGGCCCAGCCTCAGACACCTCCTCCCCGTCATGGCCAAGGTCGTGGTCCTCAGCCCAGGCACCCTCCAGGAGG GCCAGACCACCCTGCTCAGCAAGCGGCTGGTTGACTGGCTGCGCTATGCCAGCCTCCAGCAGGGGTTTCCGCACTCTGGCAGCTTCTTCTCCACGCCCAGGGCCCGGCAG CCAGGCCCCATCACCGAGGTGGACGGGGCGGTGGCCACCGACTTCTTCACAGTGCTATCTACTGGCCACCGCTTCACAGAGGACCAGTGGCTGAACgtgcagggtttctccatgctgcgGGTGTGGCTGCTGCACAGCGGCCCCGAGGGCCCAGGTGCCCTGGACACAG ATGATGGGTCAGAGCAGGAAGGCTCCACGCTGTCGGTGAtctctgccacctcctcctctggCCGCCTGCTGCCACCCCGGGAGCGGCTTCGGGAGGTGGCCTTCGAGTACTGCCAGCGCCTCATTGAGCAGAGTAACCGGC GAGCCCTGAGGAAGGGGGACTCCGACCTGCAGAAAGCT TGCCTGGTGGAGGCCGTGCTGGTGCTGGACGTGCTGTGCCGGCAGGACCCGTCCTTCCTGTACCGCAGCCTCTCCTGCCTGAAGGCCCTGCATGGGCGGCTGCAGGGGGACCCAGCCTCTGTGCGGGTGCTGCTGCCCCTTGCCCACTTCTTCCTGAGCCATG CTCTGAGCTCTGTCCAAACCACTGCGCTGTGCCTGCAGTTCCTGGCCTGGAACAGCCCACCCCTCACCTCCGAGTTCGTGGAGCTCCTCCCAGCCCTGGTGGACACCGGCACGGCGCTGGAGATGCTGCACGCGCTGCTGGACCTGCCTTGCTTGACTGCAGCGCTGGACCTGCAGCTCAG GTCATCGCCAGCTCCATCCGAGAGGCCACTCTGGGACACCTCTCTCAGGGTCCCCAGCTGCCTGGAGGCCTTCCGGGACCCACAGTTCCAGGGTCTTTTCCAATACCTGCTGCGCCCCAAGGCCAGTGGCACCACTGAGAG GTTGGCACCGCTCCACCAGCTGCTGCAGCCCATGGCCGGCTGCGCCCGCGTGGCCCAGTGTGCTGAGGCCGTGCCCACACTGCTGCAGGTGTTCTTCTCAGTGGTGACCCAG GTGGCTGATGGGGCCCTGACCAACCAGCTGGCGCTGCTGCTCCTGGGCAGGAGTGACTCTCTCTACTCGGCGCCAGGGTACGCGGCCCGTGTGCACAG GGTGCTGAGCTCCCAGTTCCTGGACCTGTGTAAGCTGAAGCCCTCCCTGGTGGTGGAGCTGGCGAGAGACCTGCTGGAGTTCCTGGGCAGCGTGAATGGCCTCCGCAGCAGGGCGAGCCTCGTCACCAGCGTG GTGTGGGCCATCGGCGAGTACCTGTCAGTGACCTACGATCGGAGGTGCACCGTGGAGCAGATCAACAAGTTCTTCGAAGCCCTGGAGGCCCTGCTATTCGAGGTCACCCAGTGCCGCCCCTCTGCCACCCTGCCCGGCTGTCCCCCACAGGTGGTCACTGTGCTGATGACAACGCTGACAAAGCTGGCCTCCCGGAGCCAAGACCTGATCCCCAG GACCTCTCTGTTGCTGTCAAAGATGAGGAACCTGGCTCAGAGCCCAGCCGCCAGCTCCACGCACAGCGAGGAGGGCATGGAAGCCATCCGCACCCGGGCCACAGAGCTGCTGACCCTGCTGAAGATGCCCAGTGTGGCCCAGTTCGTGTTCACGCCCAGCGCGGAGGTGTGCAGCCCCCGCTATCACCGTGACGTCAACACAGCCCTGCCCCTGGCTCTGCGCATAGTCAGCCGGCTGGTGGAGAGGGAGGCTGGCCTCCTGCCAGGGTGA
- the AP5Z1 gene encoding AP-5 complex subunit zeta-1 isoform X3: protein MPSRLEKTCIDLLQATLSLPACPEQLQVLCTAILREMSPCDSLSLTWDHTQNSRQLSLVASVLLAQGDRNEEVRAVGQGVLRALESRQPEGPSLRHLLPVMAKVVVLSPGTLQEGQTTLLSKRLVDWLRYASLQQGFPHSGSFFSTPRARQPGPITEVDGAVATDFFTVLSTGHRFTEDQWLNVQGFSMLRVWLLHSGPEGPGALDTDDGSEQEGSTLSVISATSSSGRLLPPRERLREVAFEYCQRLIEQSNRRALRKGDSDLQKACLVEAVLVLDVLCRQDPSFLYRSLSCLKALHGRLQGDPASVRVLLPLAHFFLSHGEVAAVDSEAVYRHLFTRVPSEQFHSPMLAFEFIQFCRDNLHLFAGHLSTLRLSFPNLFKFLAWNSPPLTSEFVELLPALVDTGTALEMLHALLDLPCLTAALDLQLRSSPAPSERPLWDTSLRVPSCLEAFRDPQFQGLFQYLLRPKASGTTERLAPLHQLLQPMAGCARVAQCAEAVPTLLQVFFSVVTQVADGALTNQLALLLLGRSDSLYSAPGYAARVHRVLSSQFLDLCKLKPSLVVELARDLLEFLGSVNGLRSRASLVTSVVWAIGEYLSVTYDRRCTVEQINKFFEALEALLFEVTQCRPSATLPGCPPQVVTVLMTTLTKLASRSQDLIPRTSLLLSKMRNLAQSPAASSTHSEEGMEAIRTRATELLTLLKMPSVAQFVFTPSAEVCSPRYHRDVNTALPLALRIVSRLVEREAGLLPG, encoded by the exons ATGCCCAGTAG GCTGGAGAAGACGTGCATAGACCTGCTGCAGGCTACCCTCAGCCTGCCTGCATGCCCCGAGCAGCTCCAGGTGCTCTGCACTGCCATCCTGCGAGAGATGTCCCCCTGCGACAGCCTCAGCCTGACCTGGGATCACACTCAGAACAGCCGGCAGCTGAGCCTGGTGGCCTCCGTGCTCTTGGCCCAG GGTGACAGAAATGAGGAGGTCCGAGCCGTGGGCCAGGGCGTGCTGCGGGCCCTGGAGAGCCGGCAGCCAGAGGGGCCCAGCCTCAGACACCTCCTCCCCGTCATGGCCAAGGTCGTGGTCCTCAGCCCAGGCACCCTCCAGGAGG GCCAGACCACCCTGCTCAGCAAGCGGCTGGTTGACTGGCTGCGCTATGCCAGCCTCCAGCAGGGGTTTCCGCACTCTGGCAGCTTCTTCTCCACGCCCAGGGCCCGGCAG CCAGGCCCCATCACCGAGGTGGACGGGGCGGTGGCCACCGACTTCTTCACAGTGCTATCTACTGGCCACCGCTTCACAGAGGACCAGTGGCTGAACgtgcagggtttctccatgctgcgGGTGTGGCTGCTGCACAGCGGCCCCGAGGGCCCAGGTGCCCTGGACACAG ATGATGGGTCAGAGCAGGAAGGCTCCACGCTGTCGGTGAtctctgccacctcctcctctggCCGCCTGCTGCCACCCCGGGAGCGGCTTCGGGAGGTGGCCTTCGAGTACTGCCAGCGCCTCATTGAGCAGAGTAACCGGC GAGCCCTGAGGAAGGGGGACTCCGACCTGCAGAAAGCT TGCCTGGTGGAGGCCGTGCTGGTGCTGGACGTGCTGTGCCGGCAGGACCCGTCCTTCCTGTACCGCAGCCTCTCCTGCCTGAAGGCCCTGCATGGGCGGCTGCAGGGGGACCCAGCCTCTGTGCGGGTGCTGCTGCCCCTTGCCCACTTCTTCCTGAGCCATG GGGAGGTGGCTGCAGTGGACTCGGAAGCCGTCTACCGGCACCTGTTCACCAGGGTCCCATCTGAGCAGTTCCACAGCCCCATGCTGGCCTTCGAGTTCATCCAGTTCTGCAGGGACAACCTCCACCTGTTTGCCGGGCACCTCAGCACCCTCAGATTGAGCTTCCCCAACCTCTTTAAG TTCCTGGCCTGGAACAGCCCACCCCTCACCTCCGAGTTCGTGGAGCTCCTCCCAGCCCTGGTGGACACCGGCACGGCGCTGGAGATGCTGCACGCGCTGCTGGACCTGCCTTGCTTGACTGCAGCGCTGGACCTGCAGCTCAG GTCATCGCCAGCTCCATCCGAGAGGCCACTCTGGGACACCTCTCTCAGGGTCCCCAGCTGCCTGGAGGCCTTCCGGGACCCACAGTTCCAGGGTCTTTTCCAATACCTGCTGCGCCCCAAGGCCAGTGGCACCACTGAGAG GTTGGCACCGCTCCACCAGCTGCTGCAGCCCATGGCCGGCTGCGCCCGCGTGGCCCAGTGTGCTGAGGCCGTGCCCACACTGCTGCAGGTGTTCTTCTCAGTGGTGACCCAG GTGGCTGATGGGGCCCTGACCAACCAGCTGGCGCTGCTGCTCCTGGGCAGGAGTGACTCTCTCTACTCGGCGCCAGGGTACGCGGCCCGTGTGCACAG GGTGCTGAGCTCCCAGTTCCTGGACCTGTGTAAGCTGAAGCCCTCCCTGGTGGTGGAGCTGGCGAGAGACCTGCTGGAGTTCCTGGGCAGCGTGAATGGCCTCCGCAGCAGGGCGAGCCTCGTCACCAGCGTG GTGTGGGCCATCGGCGAGTACCTGTCAGTGACCTACGATCGGAGGTGCACCGTGGAGCAGATCAACAAGTTCTTCGAAGCCCTGGAGGCCCTGCTATTCGAGGTCACCCAGTGCCGCCCCTCTGCCACCCTGCCCGGCTGTCCCCCACAGGTGGTCACTGTGCTGATGACAACGCTGACAAAGCTGGCCTCCCGGAGCCAAGACCTGATCCCCAG GACCTCTCTGTTGCTGTCAAAGATGAGGAACCTGGCTCAGAGCCCAGCCGCCAGCTCCACGCACAGCGAGGAGGGCATGGAAGCCATCCGCACCCGGGCCACAGAGCTGCTGACCCTGCTGAAGATGCCCAGTGTGGCCCAGTTCGTGTTCACGCCCAGCGCGGAGGTGTGCAGCCCCCGCTATCACCGTGACGTCAACACAGCCCTGCCCCTGGCTCTGCGCATAGTCAGCCGGCTGGTGGAGAGGGAGGCTGGCCTCCTGCCAGGGTGA